Proteins from a genomic interval of Psychrobacter urativorans:
- the acnB gene encoding bifunctional aconitate hydratase 2/2-methylisocitrate dehydratase: protein MLEAYRKHVAERAEQGTVPLPLNEKQVADLVELLKNPPAGEDAFLVDLLENRIPAGVDQAAYVKAAFLAAIVKGEAQSSLVNKQKAVELLGTMQGGYNVQPLVAALDDSDVAQYAADALKKTLLVFDAFHDVTEKAEAGNAIAKEVIQSWADAEWFLSRDAVPAKTTYTTFKVTGETNTDDLSPAQDAWSRPDIPLHSLAMHKNSRDGITADVEGVIGPMKQIAALKEKGHPLAYVGDVVGTGSSRKSATNSVLWLMGDDIPNVPNKRGGGLVLGNNIAPIFFNTMEDSGALPIEKVAVDNLNMGDVFDIYPYDGKITKHDSDEVLSTFKLNSPTLLDEVRAGGRIPLIVGRGLTNRAREYMGLGHSDVFAKPEEPADTGKGFTLAQKMVGKACGLAGVRPGMYCEPKITTVGSQDTTGPMTRDELKDLACLGFQSDLVLQSFCHTAAYPKPVDIETQHTLPDFIMNRGGVSLRPGDGIIHSWLNRMLLPDTVGTGGDSHTRFPIGISFPAGSGLVAFAAATGVMPLDMPESVRVRFIGERQKGITLRDLVHAIPYQAIKEGLLTVDKKGKINEFNGRILEIEGLEDLTAEQAFELSDASAERSAAGCTITLSEKSVTEYLTSNITLLKWMISEGYGDARTISRRIEGMQEWLANPSLMRADEDAEYTIDMVIDMSEIKEPILCCPNDPDDAKTLADVAGDTIDEVFIGSCMTNIGHFRAAGKLLQDVPAGSLKTRLWIAPPTKMDARQLMEEGYYNIYAQAGARTEMPGCSLCMGNQARIAPNSTAVSTSTRNFPNRLGQGADVYLASAELASVAAVLGRLPTNEEYQQYAGMLDSMGEEVYKYMNFDRMETYTEEADKINVAQLA, encoded by the coding sequence GTGTTAGAAGCTTATCGTAAACATGTCGCAGAACGTGCTGAGCAAGGAACTGTACCGCTTCCACTGAATGAGAAGCAAGTTGCAGATTTGGTTGAGCTACTAAAAAATCCTCCAGCGGGCGAAGATGCGTTCTTGGTAGACTTATTAGAAAATCGTATTCCTGCCGGTGTTGACCAAGCCGCCTACGTGAAAGCTGCATTTTTAGCGGCTATCGTAAAAGGTGAGGCGCAGTCGTCGTTGGTCAATAAGCAAAAAGCAGTTGAACTATTAGGTACGATGCAAGGTGGCTATAACGTGCAGCCATTGGTTGCTGCATTAGATGATAGCGACGTCGCACAGTACGCTGCTGACGCATTAAAAAAAACCTTACTCGTATTTGATGCGTTCCATGACGTGACTGAAAAAGCAGAAGCGGGTAATGCGATTGCGAAAGAAGTCATTCAATCGTGGGCAGATGCAGAGTGGTTCTTGAGCCGTGATGCTGTACCAGCAAAGACCACTTATACGACATTTAAAGTAACGGGCGAAACCAACACCGATGACTTGTCTCCTGCGCAAGATGCGTGGAGCCGTCCTGATATCCCATTGCACTCATTAGCCATGCACAAAAACTCGCGCGACGGTATTACCGCTGACGTTGAGGGCGTGATTGGTCCGATGAAACAAATTGCAGCGTTAAAAGAAAAAGGTCATCCTTTAGCCTATGTTGGCGACGTAGTCGGTACTGGTTCTAGCCGTAAATCGGCAACCAACTCAGTATTGTGGTTGATGGGCGATGATATTCCTAATGTGCCAAATAAACGTGGTGGCGGTTTAGTATTGGGTAACAATATTGCACCTATCTTCTTTAATACCATGGAAGACTCAGGCGCATTACCTATTGAAAAAGTAGCCGTTGATAACTTAAATATGGGCGATGTCTTTGATATCTATCCGTATGACGGTAAAATCACTAAGCATGATTCTGATGAAGTGCTATCAACCTTTAAACTAAATTCACCAACCTTACTTGATGAAGTTCGTGCCGGTGGTCGTATTCCGTTAATCGTAGGTCGTGGTCTGACCAATCGTGCTCGTGAATATATGGGTTTGGGTCATTCAGACGTTTTTGCCAAGCCAGAAGAGCCAGCCGATACTGGTAAAGGCTTTACCTTAGCGCAAAAAATGGTTGGTAAAGCATGTGGTCTAGCAGGCGTACGTCCGGGTATGTATTGCGAACCAAAAATCACTACCGTTGGCTCGCAAGATACCACTGGTCCAATGACCCGTGATGAGCTAAAAGACTTGGCTTGCCTAGGTTTCCAATCTGACTTAGTATTGCAATCATTCTGTCATACGGCTGCTTATCCAAAGCCAGTGGACATCGAAACTCAGCATACGTTACCTGATTTTATCATGAACCGTGGCGGTGTTAGCTTGCGCCCAGGTGACGGCATTATTCACTCATGGCTGAACCGTATGCTACTTCCAGATACCGTTGGTACTGGTGGTGACTCGCATACTCGTTTCCCAATTGGTATCTCATTCCCAGCCGGTTCTGGCTTGGTAGCGTTTGCGGCGGCGACGGGTGTCATGCCACTGGATATGCCTGAATCTGTCCGTGTCCGTTTCATCGGTGAGCGTCAAAAAGGTATTACCTTACGTGACTTAGTACATGCCATCCCTTATCAAGCGATTAAAGAAGGCTTATTAACCGTTGATAAAAAAGGTAAAATTAACGAGTTTAACGGTCGTATTCTTGAGATTGAAGGTTTAGAAGATTTGACCGCTGAGCAAGCGTTTGAATTGTCTGATGCCTCCGCTGAGCGTAGTGCGGCAGGTTGTACCATTACCTTGTCTGAGAAATCAGTGACAGAATACCTAACTTCAAATATCACCTTGTTAAAATGGATGATTTCAGAAGGTTATGGCGATGCGCGTACCATTAGCCGTCGTATTGAAGGCATGCAAGAATGGTTGGCTAATCCAAGTCTGATGCGTGCTGACGAAGATGCAGAATATACCATCGATATGGTCATCGACATGTCGGAAATTAAAGAGCCGATTCTTTGCTGCCCGAATGATCCAGACGATGCAAAAACCTTAGCTGACGTTGCTGGTGATACCATTGATGAAGTATTCATTGGTTCATGCATGACCAATATTGGTCACTTCCGTGCTGCTGGTAAATTGCTACAAGATGTCCCAGCAGGTAGCTTAAAAACTCGTCTATGGATTGCGCCACCAACCAAAATGGATGCGCGTCAGTTGATGGAAGAAGGTTACTACAACATCTATGCACAAGCGGGCGCTCGTACTGAGATGCCAGGTTGTTCATTATGTATGGGCAACCAAGCACGTATCGCACCGAACTCTACAGCCGTTTCGACGTCAACGCGTAACTTCCCGAACCGCTTAGGACAAGGTGCTGACGTTTATCTAGCCTCTGCTGAGCTGGCTTCGGTTGCTGCGGTATTGGGTAGATTACCAACCAATGAAGAGTATCAACAGTATGCGGGTATGCTCGATAGCATGGGCGAAGAAGTGTACAAATACATGAACTTCGACCGTATGGAAACCTATACTGAAGAAGCAGATAAAATTAACGTCGCTCAATTGGCTTAG
- the queE gene encoding 7-carboxy-7-deazaguanine synthase QueE encodes MTKPSLRTSAIPVTDPEAGLRLTEIFYSLQGEAITSGLPTIFVRLTGCPLRCVYCDTEYAFTGGERQSLEAIMATIANFPCKRICLTGGEPLAQPNAIELMKRLLADGYEISLETAGALTVENVPTTVSKVMDLKTPSSGEVDKNLWSNLNYLTQHDQIKFVIMNRTDYDWAKSKLFEHNLDKLVGTVWFSPMFNVAQDDTLNDNSPEVPVLARELAEWMLADALPVRFQLQLHKIIWADAKGK; translated from the coding sequence ATGACTAAGCCATCGCTACGCACATCCGCTATTCCTGTCACTGATCCTGAAGCAGGTTTACGCCTGACCGAGATTTTTTATTCCTTGCAAGGTGAAGCCATTACTTCAGGCTTGCCGACGATATTTGTACGTTTAACGGGCTGTCCGCTGCGCTGCGTGTACTGTGATACTGAATACGCTTTTACAGGTGGCGAGCGTCAGTCACTTGAGGCGATTATGGCAACCATTGCCAATTTCCCCTGCAAACGTATTTGCTTAACGGGCGGTGAGCCATTAGCGCAACCAAATGCGATTGAGCTAATGAAACGCTTACTGGCTGATGGTTATGAGATTTCTCTCGAAACCGCAGGCGCACTGACGGTCGAAAATGTCCCGACAACGGTCAGCAAAGTCATGGATTTAAAAACCCCAAGCTCAGGGGAAGTAGACAAAAACTTATGGTCAAACCTTAATTACCTGACTCAGCACGACCAAATTAAATTTGTCATTATGAACCGTACTGATTATGACTGGGCAAAGTCGAAATTGTTTGAGCATAATCTCGATAAATTGGTTGGGACAGTTTGGTTTTCACCAATGTTTAATGTCGCACAAGATGACACCTTAAACGATAACAGTCCAGAGGTGCCCGTATTAGCGCGTGAACTTGCCGAATGGATGCTTGCAGATGCGCTGCCCGTCCGCTTTCAATTACAGCTGCACAAAATCATTTGGGCAGATGCAAAAGGTAAATAG
- a CDS encoding trimeric intracellular cation channel family protein, which translates to MISIISVNIYAWFNACCQALFGKSFDLFLSPISTSLTLGAAAPPIPVTTAVHPPAVLTTDFVTRFEPTSFMFWLEMFGIFACSVSGTVIAKHKNFDMFGCILVAIIAAISGPTARDIILDRYPLFWMINMNYLLIITITSVGFQIFCNPKSSHVDGLLKLFDGMALAIFTLIGIQVAQEMGANIPICILLGVLNILFGGVIRDMLCNEIPLVLQREIYVTAAIIGGILYFVLEGMGVTPWIKEAVTMMTIFVIRMMAVRYDWHFPDISLDISLVKKPNL; encoded by the coding sequence ATGATCAGTATTATCAGTGTCAATATTTATGCGTGGTTTAACGCCTGCTGTCAGGCTTTATTTGGCAAGTCTTTCGATCTATTCTTGTCGCCTATATCAACCAGTCTCACGCTTGGCGCTGCTGCACCGCCCATTCCAGTCACAACTGCCGTTCACCCACCAGCGGTTCTGACTACGGATTTTGTGACCCGATTTGAGCCGACTTCCTTTATGTTTTGGCTGGAGATGTTTGGTATCTTTGCGTGTAGTGTGTCGGGAACGGTGATTGCTAAACATAAAAACTTCGATATGTTTGGCTGTATTTTAGTGGCGATAATTGCTGCGATTAGCGGTCCGACGGCACGTGATATTATTTTGGATCGCTATCCGTTATTTTGGATGATAAACATGAATTATTTACTGATTATCACCATTACTTCGGTGGGCTTTCAGATATTTTGCAATCCAAAATCAAGCCATGTCGATGGTTTATTAAAGTTATTTGACGGCATGGCGCTGGCGATTTTTACTTTAATTGGTATTCAAGTGGCACAAGAAATGGGCGCTAATATCCCCATTTGTATCTTACTTGGCGTATTGAATATTTTGTTTGGTGGCGTGATTCGTGACATGCTGTGTAACGAGATTCCGCTAGTATTACAGCGTGAGATTTATGTCACTGCGGCGATTATTGGCGGAATATTGTATTTTGTCCTAGAAGGTATGGGCGTGACGCCTTGGATAAAAGAAGCAGTAACGATGATGACCATCTTTGTGATTCGAATGATGGCAGTACGTTATGATTGGCATTTTCCAGATATCAGTTTAGATATCAGTTTAGTAAAAAAACCAAACCTGTAA
- a CDS encoding multidrug resistance efflux transporter family protein translates to MVKLILLGLLAGALFSSTFILNELMSSAGGHWFWSASLRYLFMWLMLTVIIALQQGAGRINELWALFRAHWGFWCVTGGIGFGLFYTGICYAGDHVAGWVVAATFMFTVVTSLLVLLAFGQRFDKKFILYALLVFIGVILVNVSEGLDAASVIDVQSTPMTEMLLYGALPALIAAFSYPIGNQLVWQVSYNSRKHSAALQKARDDNAIDSSNINTIINIASTISTLPQASIQHKSMLQKLIARIPAIETDLLQNAFNKVWLMSLGSLPFWLILGIIVRPELPSSSQVFNTLLVALLAGVGATSIFLYAREKAQTSSEVAGVDSTQASEVIFALIGGIFLLGNVVPSAMGLFGIGLIILGLILFAKDG, encoded by the coding sequence ATGGTCAAACTCATTTTATTGGGCTTATTAGCAGGTGCTTTATTTAGCTCGACGTTTATTTTAAATGAGCTGATGAGTTCGGCAGGCGGGCATTGGTTTTGGTCAGCCAGTCTGCGTTATCTCTTTATGTGGCTGATGTTGACCGTTATTATTGCCCTACAGCAAGGCGCTGGTCGGATTAATGAGCTATGGGCACTATTTCGTGCGCATTGGGGCTTTTGGTGCGTGACCGGTGGTATCGGCTTTGGGTTATTTTATACCGGCATTTGCTATGCAGGCGACCATGTGGCTGGTTGGGTCGTTGCCGCTACTTTTATGTTTACTGTGGTTACAAGCTTGCTGGTACTGCTCGCCTTTGGGCAACGTTTTGATAAAAAGTTCATCTTATACGCGCTATTGGTTTTTATTGGCGTGATATTGGTCAATGTCAGTGAAGGCTTAGACGCCGCAAGCGTGATTGACGTTCAATCTACACCGATGACAGAAATGCTGTTATATGGTGCCCTGCCTGCCTTGATTGCGGCATTTAGCTATCCAATTGGTAATCAGTTGGTATGGCAAGTATCCTACAACTCGCGCAAACATAGTGCAGCGTTACAAAAAGCGCGTGACGATAATGCTATAGACTCTAGCAATATTAATACCATTATTAATATTGCTAGCACAATCAGCACCTTACCCCAAGCTTCGATTCAACATAAATCCATGCTCCAAAAGCTAATTGCACGCATTCCGGCTATAGAAACTGATTTACTGCAAAACGCCTTTAATAAAGTCTGGTTAATGTCGCTTGGCAGTTTGCCATTTTGGCTAATTTTAGGCATTATAGTGCGTCCTGAATTGCCAAGCTCCTCGCAAGTTTTCAATACCCTTCTCGTTGCCTTATTGGCAGGCGTTGGTGCGACCAGTATCTTTTTATATGCGCGTGAAAAAGCACAAACCTCTAGCGAAGTTGCGGGCGTCGATTCGACGCAAGCCAGTGAAGTCATATTTGCCCTCATCGGTGGCATATTCTTACTCGGTAATGTGGTGCCTTCAGCAATGGGCTTATTCGGTATTGGGCTGATTATACTGGGGCTAATACTGTTTGCTAAAGACGGTTAG
- the recJ gene encoding single-stranded-DNA-specific exonuclease RecJ codes for MLNLTPRYTGTRIDELPAALQPLAAQSLTLARLYAGRGINDPDELETGLAGLLPAEMLHGVSEAVRLLDDAIDKNARILIVGDFDCDGATSTALMMRALTAMGAQVDFLVPDRFKYGYGLTPEIVELGIATYQPQMIVTVDNGISSHEGVARAQADGITVIITDHHLTTKPVPPAEAVVNPNQQHCDFSSKALVGVGVAFYVLGRLAKLRREAGKSTVQVSQYLDLVALGTIADVGILDKNNRILVHHGLQAIRQGRCCLGILALLEQAGRDPKQLQAQDFGFILGPRINAAGRMDNMRIGIECLLTEDWSEAQRLAHELEQLNRNRRQVEGEMRSQADDIIETLNAANNSSDLADNDSSLINDENDAQNGVDNVDNSKRSIVLYRDDWHQGVIGIVAGRLKERHYRPSIVFAPADVECTGDEDAIKGSARSIAGVHIRDAIEQVAEQHPDLITHFGGHAMAAGLTIKRGNFEAFVDAFNDVVAKLEDDIFTEQKFTDGALQATDFSLWFAEHLTDASIWGHGFAPPIFDGVFEVLSFKVLKDKHLKLSLRYSDVQYPIDAICFNYDSSVWDYRAEKVHLLFQLDINEWNGKQSLQLMVKDLAVVADT; via the coding sequence ATGCTAAATTTAACCCCCCGATATACCGGCACTCGCATTGACGAGTTGCCCGCCGCATTGCAACCGCTTGCTGCCCAATCATTGACCCTAGCGCGCCTCTATGCAGGACGCGGCATTAACGACCCTGACGAGCTAGAAACTGGACTGGCGGGTTTGTTGCCCGCTGAGATGCTGCATGGTGTTAGTGAAGCGGTGCGTTTGTTAGATGATGCCATTGATAAAAATGCGCGTATCCTTATTGTTGGCGATTTTGATTGTGATGGTGCGACCAGTACGGCTTTGATGATGCGCGCTTTGACCGCTATGGGTGCACAAGTCGATTTTTTAGTGCCCGACCGTTTTAAATATGGTTATGGTTTAACCCCTGAAATTGTTGAGCTGGGCATTGCGACTTATCAGCCGCAGATGATTGTGACCGTTGATAATGGTATCTCTAGCCATGAAGGCGTGGCACGGGCGCAAGCTGATGGCATCACGGTCATTATCACTGATCATCATCTTACCACCAAGCCTGTACCGCCTGCCGAAGCCGTGGTCAATCCCAATCAGCAACACTGCGACTTTAGCAGTAAAGCACTGGTAGGCGTGGGCGTGGCATTTTATGTGCTCGGGCGCTTAGCAAAACTGCGCCGTGAAGCTGGCAAGTCAACGGTACAGGTCAGTCAATATTTGGACTTAGTGGCGCTCGGTACGATTGCCGATGTCGGTATTTTGGATAAAAACAATCGTATCTTGGTACATCATGGTCTACAAGCCATTCGTCAAGGGCGCTGCTGCCTAGGCATTTTGGCGCTCCTTGAGCAAGCCGGACGCGACCCGAAACAGTTGCAGGCGCAAGATTTTGGTTTTATCTTGGGTCCCCGTATTAATGCGGCAGGGCGGATGGATAATATGCGCATTGGTATCGAGTGTTTACTCACCGAAGATTGGAGCGAGGCGCAACGTTTGGCACATGAGCTTGAGCAGCTCAATCGCAATCGTCGCCAAGTTGAAGGCGAGATGCGTAGCCAAGCCGATGATATTATCGAGACGTTAAATGCTGCTAATAATAGTAGTGATTTAGCAGACAATGATAGTAGCCTGATTAATGACGAAAATGACGCGCAAAATGGGGTCGACAATGTTGATAACAGCAAGCGCAGTATTGTGCTATATCGAGATGACTGGCATCAAGGCGTAATCGGTATCGTGGCTGGGCGTTTAAAAGAGCGTCATTACCGTCCTAGTATTGTTTTTGCGCCAGCCGATGTTGAATGCACAGGTGACGAAGATGCGATTAAAGGCTCGGCACGCTCGATTGCTGGCGTGCATATTCGTGATGCCATTGAGCAAGTGGCGGAGCAACATCCTGATTTAATCACTCATTTTGGCGGGCATGCGATGGCAGCAGGGTTGACCATCAAGCGTGGCAATTTTGAGGCATTTGTTGACGCGTTTAATGACGTGGTAGCAAAGCTGGAAGATGATATCTTTACTGAGCAAAAATTCACCGATGGTGCATTACAAGCTACAGATTTTAGCCTATGGTTTGCCGAGCATTTAACCGATGCGAGCATTTGGGGACATGGATTTGCGCCACCGATATTTGACGGTGTCTTTGAAGTATTGAGTTTTAAAGTGTTAAAAGACAAACATTTAAAATTATCGCTGCGTTACTCCGATGTGCAATATCCGATTGATGCTATTTGTTTTAATTATGACAGCAGTGTCTGGGATTACCGTGCAGAAAAAGTACACCTGTTATTTCAGCTGGATATCAATGAGTGGAATGGTAAACAAAGCTTGCAACTTATGGTTAAGGATTTGGCAGTGGTTGCTGATACTTAA
- a CDS encoding DUF805 domain-containing protein, which produces MENKNMLNKVTPPPLPNTAVVNNHGAEANYSIVDWFKKGLRNYTNFSGRARRKEFWFFTLAQFILVFIAMILDSIIFNSDTGLFYVLVVLGLFIPSLSVTIRRLHDTSRSGWWFLLTLIPLVGAILLIVFLASDTKNETNQWGPPAK; this is translated from the coding sequence ATGGAAAATAAAAATATGCTGAATAAAGTAACGCCGCCACCACTACCAAATACTGCCGTTGTTAATAATCATGGTGCTGAAGCAAACTACAGTATCGTTGATTGGTTTAAAAAAGGATTAAGAAATTATACCAATTTCTCTGGGCGTGCCCGTCGTAAAGAGTTTTGGTTTTTTACCCTTGCTCAATTTATTTTAGTATTCATTGCAATGATTTTAGATTCAATAATATTTAATTCAGATACGGGATTGTTTTATGTGTTGGTAGTGCTTGGCTTATTTATACCTAGCCTTTCAGTGACAATTCGTCGGTTACACGATACCAGTCGCTCAGGTTGGTGGTTCTTATTAACCCTTATCCCATTAGTTGGTGCTATATTATTAATTGTATTTCTGGCGAGTGATACTAAAAATGAAACCAATCAATGGGGACCACCTGCGAAGTAA
- the dapD gene encoding 2,3,4,5-tetrahydropyridine-2,6-dicarboxylate N-succinyltransferase, translated as MSLQQVIEQAFENRNEYSPSTMPQDVRDAINQVLEQLDNGSLRVAEKKEGEWVVNQWAKKAVLLSFRLNDNYVMPAGEHVQFYDKVPTKFADWTEAQFKAAGVRVVPPAVARKGSYIAAGAVLMPSYVNIGAYVDQGAMIDTWATVGSCAQIGKNVHLSGGVGIGGVLEPLQANPTIIEDNCFIGARSEIVEGVIVEEGAVISMGVYIGQSTRIYDRETGEIHRGRVPAGSVVVPGSLPSEDGTHSLYAAIIVKKVDAQTRAKTSVNELLRLA; from the coding sequence ATGTCATTACAACAAGTTATCGAACAGGCTTTTGAAAATCGCAATGAATATAGCCCAAGTACGATGCCACAGGACGTCCGCGACGCTATCAATCAAGTCCTTGAACAGCTTGATAACGGCAGCTTACGTGTTGCTGAGAAAAAAGAGGGCGAATGGGTGGTGAATCAATGGGCGAAAAAGGCGGTGTTACTGTCTTTCCGTCTCAATGACAATTACGTCATGCCAGCGGGTGAACACGTACAGTTTTATGACAAAGTACCGACTAAATTTGCTGATTGGACCGAAGCGCAATTTAAAGCAGCAGGCGTACGCGTTGTGCCACCAGCGGTTGCTCGTAAAGGCTCATATATCGCCGCCGGTGCGGTACTAATGCCGTCTTATGTGAATATCGGTGCGTATGTCGACCAAGGTGCGATGATTGATACGTGGGCGACGGTTGGCTCATGTGCCCAAATCGGTAAAAACGTGCATCTATCAGGTGGCGTTGGTATCGGTGGCGTATTAGAGCCATTACAAGCCAATCCAACCATTATTGAAGACAACTGCTTTATCGGAGCGCGTTCTGAAATCGTTGAAGGTGTAATTGTTGAAGAAGGCGCTGTCATTTCGATGGGGGTTTATATTGGTCAATCTACCCGTATTTATGATCGCGAAACAGGCGAAATTCATCGTGGTCGCGTGCCAGCCGGTTCAGTCGTTGTACCGGGCAGCTTACCGTCTGAAGATGGGACGCACAGCTTATATGCGGCGATTATCGTGAAAAAAGTCGATGCGCAAACCCGTGCTAAAACATCCGTCAATGAGTTATTACGTTTAGCCTAA
- a CDS encoding alpha/beta fold hydrolase, with protein sequence MSHPEHITSSDHTHYLHHTFFEPKDNDTKATLLIVHGMAEHSGRYADFAQFLADHGIAVATYDQLGHGQTIKTPNELGFFGDEHPVQSLLKDVIIMSDALKARHPNVPHFILGHSMGSFIVRTVLKHHAQEFAGAILMGTSDANPLVKVLIPINKMLAKKAPKKPNTLFAEFINKRLNAKLNTRISTSKFAWLSEDIANIEAYEADPLAGFEFTNNGFMTLFVLMQAGLHKRWATTIAKDFPMLFVSGKNDPIGDMGQGIRRVVNKLRKQKFSNINMRLYPNMRHEPLHEQHHSAVYYDILHWMRTLSS encoded by the coding sequence ATGAGTCACCCTGAGCACATTACGTCTTCCGATCATACCCATTATTTGCATCATACTTTTTTTGAACCGAAAGATAACGATACCAAAGCAACGCTGTTGATTGTCCATGGTATGGCAGAACACAGCGGACGCTATGCCGATTTTGCGCAGTTCTTGGCTGATCATGGCATTGCTGTAGCGACTTATGATCAGCTTGGACACGGTCAGACGATTAAAACACCTAATGAGTTGGGATTTTTCGGTGATGAGCATCCTGTGCAGTCGTTACTCAAAGACGTGATTATCATGTCCGATGCGTTAAAGGCGCGTCATCCTAATGTACCGCATTTTATACTAGGGCATTCAATGGGCTCATTTATTGTGCGCACTGTGCTGAAGCATCATGCTCAAGAATTTGCAGGTGCTATCTTGATGGGCACATCCGACGCCAATCCATTGGTAAAAGTATTGATTCCAATTAATAAGATGCTAGCAAAAAAGGCGCCTAAAAAGCCGAACACGCTATTTGCCGAATTCATCAATAAACGCCTGAATGCCAAGCTTAATACTCGTATTTCAACCTCTAAATTTGCTTGGTTGAGTGAAGATATCGCGAACATTGAAGCCTATGAAGCTGACCCATTAGCAGGTTTTGAGTTTACTAATAACGGCTTTATGACCTTGTTTGTCTTGATGCAAGCGGGTCTGCATAAACGATGGGCGACCACCATTGCGAAAGATTTTCCCATGCTGTTTGTGAGTGGTAAAAACGATCCGATAGGAGATATGGGTCAAGGTATTCGCCGTGTGGTCAATAAATTGCGCAAACAAAAATTTAGCAATATAAATATGCGTCTCTATCCTAATATGCGTCATGAGCCCTTACATGAACAACATCATAGCGCGGTCTATTATGATATTTTACATTGGATGCGGACTTTAAGTTCGTAA
- the lipA gene encoding lipoyl synthase — translation MSSIAVQTYVPAAKAKPKKAIQGEKLRGYDKVARIPIKVIPTVEAKKKPDWIRVKLSSPAEVARIKAKLREQKLYTVCEEAACPNLAQCFSDGTATFMIMGDICTRRCPFCDVGHGRPNELDKDEPRHTAETILGLKLKYAVITSVDRDDLKDGGAAHFVEVLNESRALSPNCLIEILVPDFRGRMDIALDLLTETAPDVFNHNIETVPRLYKAFRPGSDYQHSLDLLKIYKERRPDIATKCGFMVGLGETEEEIYALLDDLKAHDVDMITVGQYLQPSKNHAPVDRYVHPDEFERYMEYGKKLGFFNIWAGPMVRSSYFADRQFYGEDCPAPIRSQKALIAEGKLGC, via the coding sequence ATGAGCTCAATAGCGGTACAAACCTACGTTCCGGCTGCCAAAGCCAAACCAAAAAAAGCCATCCAAGGCGAAAAACTACGTGGTTACGATAAAGTTGCACGTATCCCAATTAAAGTGATTCCAACGGTCGAGGCCAAGAAAAAGCCTGACTGGATTCGTGTGAAGCTGTCCTCACCGGCAGAAGTGGCGCGTATCAAAGCCAAGCTGCGTGAACAAAAGCTTTACACCGTTTGCGAAGAAGCCGCCTGCCCGAACTTGGCGCAGTGCTTCTCTGATGGTACGGCAACCTTTATGATTATGGGTGATATCTGTACGCGTCGTTGCCCGTTCTGCGACGTGGGTCATGGTCGCCCGAATGAGTTAGATAAAGATGAGCCGCGCCATACCGCCGAAACTATTTTAGGTCTTAAACTAAAATATGCGGTTATTACCTCTGTTGACCGTGATGATTTAAAAGACGGTGGTGCGGCACATTTTGTTGAAGTATTGAATGAATCACGTGCGCTGAGCCCAAATTGTTTAATCGAAATCTTAGTTCCTGATTTCCGTGGACGTATGGATATCGCGTTAGATTTATTAACCGAGACCGCGCCTGACGTGTTTAACCATAACATTGAAACTGTGCCACGTTTATATAAAGCATTCCGTCCCGGTTCTGATTATCAGCATTCTTTAGACTTACTCAAAATCTATAAAGAACGTCGTCCTGATATTGCGACCAAATGTGGCTTTATGGTGGGCTTGGGTGAAACGGAAGAAGAAATTTACGCTTTACTTGATGATTTAAAAGCGCATGATGTCGATATGATTACCGTTGGTCAATATTTGCAACCCAGTAAAAACCACGCGCCCGTTGACCGTTATGTCCATCCTGACGAGTTCGAGCGTTATATGGAATATGGCAAAAAACTGGGCTTCTTTAATATTTGGGCAGGTCCAATGGTGCGTTCAAGCTACTTTGCTGACCGTCAATTCTATGGTGAAGATTGCCCAGCACCTATCCGTAGTCAGAAGGCACTGATTGCTGAAGGTAAATTGGGCTGCTAA